CCTGACGACAATGTCACCGCTGATGGAGTTGAGATCCAGGTAACGCGCCTTGATCGCGCGGAGGGTCACGGTGCCGCTCATCGACGAAGCCGTCAGAGACTCGCCGGCGGTCAGGCCGGAAATCTCGACGTCGCCCGACACCGTCTTGGCCAGCGACACGCTGCCGCTGGTGTCCACGCGGATGTTGCCGCTCACCGACTCGAGCGCGAGATCTCCTTTCATCTTCGACGCGAAGACGTTCCCCGAGATCGACTTCACCCGGACATGCGTGTGCGCGGGGGCGGTGACGCGGAAGTCCACCGACGAGCGGAAGTTGCGTTCCCGGGAGCCCGGCGGCACCGTGTAGCGGCTGCGGATCGTCCCCCGGCCGTCGGAGGTCACCGTCAACGTCACGTCGATCGTCTCGAGCTGCCGCCTGGCTTCTTCCGGCGTGTCGCCAAACCCCCGGCGCGTGTATTCGATGATCGCGTCGCGCCCGCCACCCGGCATCACGATGACATCGCCGGCGATGTTCGACAGGTCGATTTCGGCGGCGCCGGCCACCGTCAGCGTCTTGCGATCGTGCTCCTCGACCCGGCCGCGCTCGTGGCCCGGCTGCTCGACACGTGGCATCCTGGGGGCCCGGAGTGCCTGAGGGGCGGGCGGCGGCGCGGGCACCTGGCCGGCCGCCACGGTGGTGCCGAGTGCGAGCGACGCGATGACGGCGATGGTGTATGTGCGCATGATTATGACTTGTTGCCTTCGACGATCCGTGCGGCGCCGGCCTGGTTGCCTTTCCGCATCTCGTTCATCAACGCGATGGTGTCCTGCAGGAGCCCGATCTTGCGGCGCAGCGCCTCGAAGAGGCTTTCACGCGCCGGCTGGTTCTGCGGCTCGGTGCTGAGCGCCGTTCGGCTTTCGGCGATTGCCCGGTCGATGACTTCCAGGTTGCGCTTCACGGTCGCCGCGACCTGCGGGTCGAGCGAGCTTTGATCGCTCGCCGCGACCTGCTCGAGACCGCTGATCGCCCGCTCGTAGTGTTCCTCGGCCATCCTGAGCTCCGCCTCTACGCCTTCGACGGAGGCGCCGCCCCCTGCGTTGCCGGCCGCGGCCGGACGGGCGCCGGTCTCCGCGTGCCCGGCTTCCTGCGTGGCTGCCCCGGACGGTGCGGTCGGCAGCGCGGGGCGACGCGTCCAGGTCAGCATCAACGAGAGCCCCACCGCCGCGACGAGCATCGCGGCAATCGCGCCCCACTGCCAGAGCGCGGCGCGCGACGGCGCGCGGTCATCGCGCACGCCCTGCTCGCGCAGGCGTGCGGCGACGCGCGGCCAGAGCGAGTCGGGCAGCGGCGAACGCGGCAGCACGGACGCCTCGCGGCCGAGCGCCCGCAAGTCGTCGAGCAGCGCGCGACAGTCGTCGCAGGCCTCGATGTGCGCCTCGACGCGCGGCCGGTGCGCCGGGTCGAGCGACCCGTCAACCAGCGCGCTGATCGATTCGGCGAAATCGTCGCAGGTCACCGGTCCCCTCTCAAGCTTTCCCTCAGCCTCAGCCTCGCCTTGTGCAGCTGCGACTTCGACGTCCCTTCCGAGATCCCGAGCAGCTTCGCGATCTCGCGGTGCTCGAGGCCTTCCACGTCGTGGAGCACGAACACCGTGCGCCCGCCCTGGGGCAGGCGCGCGATCGCGCTCCTCAAGTCCATGCGCTCGACGACGCTGTCACGGCGCGCCCGGGGCTGCGGGGCGCCAACCGGCTCGTCGAGCGAATCGGTGGCCTGCCCCTCGCGCGCCGCGCGGCTCCGCAGCCGGTCCAGGCACTGGTTGACGGCCAGCTTGTAGAGCCACGTGCCCAGCGCCGCCTCACCACGAAACGAATCCAGGCGCCTATGCGCCGCGAGGAACGTGTCCTGAACGGCGTCTTCCGCGTCGGCGGTGCTGCCCAGCATGCGGACGGCGAGGTTGAACAGCCGTGCCGCGTGCTGCCCGTACAGCTCTTCGAACGCCCCCAGCTCGCCGCGCCGGCAGCGCTCGACGAGCGCGGCATCCGCGGCGCGGGCGGACACGATCGGATGCACCTCGGCCAGGCCGTCCACGCGCTTCGTCAAGTTAGACGGGGCCATGGGGAACTCGAGTTGCCCGGGCGTATCGAATGTCCCGAAAGCCGCGGATCCGCCCGTTGGCGACGACGACCCCCTCCGCCTGCAGCAGGGCGCGCTTCAACCCCTCACTGCCACCGTAGCCGCCGAGCCGGCCGCCGGACGCAATCACGCGGTGGCACGGAACGCCCGGGTCGGTGCACGTGCGCATGATCGTTCCCACGGCGCGCCAGGCGCGGGGGCGCCCCGCGAGCCGCGCCACGTCGCCATAGGTGGCGACGCGGCCCACGGGGATGCGCCGCACCGCCGAGAGCACGCGCGCCCTGAACTCAGAACGCGATCCTGGCGCCGATACCCGCATGCAACCCGCCCGCGTCGATCTCTCTGACCTCGCGGCCCGTGGGGGCGAGGCTGACCGTTCCCTTCGAATAGCGCAGCAACCCGCCGACGCCGAACCTGCGGGTGAACATCCACCCGGCGTCCACCCCGGTGTTGACTCCCCATCCGGTGCCCTGCAGCACCTGGAGATTTGCGCTGGCGAAGGTTGCCGTGTCGAACGGATAGGATTCGCTGGCCGTGACGGCGCTGACGACCTTCTGCTCGACGTTGAAATGGCTCGGCCCGCCGGAGAACGCGAAGTACAGGCGTTCGGTGGCCGCCACGCGATATACGGCCTGCACGTGGATGCCGCGCTCGACGTGCCGTGCGGGAACGGCCCCTTCCACCTGTCGATGCGCGCCGATGAGCAGCGGGTGCGGGATCCGGGCGACGATTTCGACATCGTTCGTGCCATTCGCCATCGAGACGGATACACCGAGCCCGAAGTTCCCGGCCAGCCGTACCACCGCGCCGCCGTCAAAGAGCGCGCCGGTGGGAACCTCGTAGCGCGTTTCGACTGCCGCCTCCTCGCCGGGGATGTTGCCGGAGTTCGGGTGCAGGAAGGTGAGGTCATCCTCGAACGTGGAGGATGTCGCCTGGAACGCGCCGTTGAGGCTGATGGTGACGCGTCCAGGCCACGCCTGTGCGAGCCCCTGGTGGGGCAGGCCGGCCAGCGCGAGCAGCGTGAACGCGAGCATGCGTCGCACGATGGCCTCAGTTCACTCCCACGGCGGACCACGCTTCGGCGACCGCCCGCTCAGCCGCGCTGCCGGCGCCGTACAGGTCCCTGGCGGCCTGGAGCGTCACGGCGCGCGCCGTCGCAAAGTTGGCGCTCGCGGGCATCAGCGCCGTGAACGCCCGGTAGAAAATCTTTTCAATCTGCCCACGATTGGCCGCCCCGACACCGGTCACGGCCTGCCCGGAGGTCCGGTTTGTCCCACCCTCGATCGCGAGGAAAAAGGCGTGGCCGGGAATCGTGGCGTTCAGGTGCACGCCTCCGTTGTCGTCCGCGCCGGTGAATCGCCGCGAGTAGTGATCGGGGTCGTTGAATATCGACGGATTGGCCAGGTTACGGACGCCGCCGGGCCGGACGACGTCCTCGCCGATGCTGTAATCCGCCGTGCGCGGCCCGCTGCCCGGGGTCTGGAACATGAATTCGACGCCCACGGCCATCACGTCCGAGAAGGCCTCGTTGAGCGCTCCGGACTCGTTCTCGTACACCAGATTCGACGTGTAGTCGGTCACACCGTGCGTCAGCTCATGAGCGATCACGTCGAGCCCGGCGGCGAAAAAGTCCACCGTCTGCCGGAACGGCAGCAGGACGTATCCCGGGGGCAGCCCCTCGCCGTACACCATGACGCCGTCGCCGGCGTAGAACGCGTTCAGGTAAAAGAGCCCGATGATGTCGTTTGGCTGCGTCAGGAGGTCCTGGCGATTCACCGGGTGCACGATACTGAGCAACCGGATGTTGCGCCCGTCGAGCCCCGCGCGGTTGTGGCGTTTGAAAAAATAATCGTACGTGAACCCTGAGTACGCGTGGGCGTCGACCGTCGCGCCGTCCGTCCAGTCGTTGTCGGAATCCACCGCCACGTCGGAAAGATCGAGAGTCGCCTGGCCGTTGAGGAAGGCCAGCGTGCGCGCGATGTTTCCCCTCATGTTGAAGCTGATGATTTCCGGCGGCCTGAGGGCATCGATCGTGTAGTACTGGCCCAGGTTCGCTGACGCGCTGATCTTCTTCGTGTCGCCGAGCACGCCCGTGCCTTTGCCGACGGCCGACTGGGTCTTCAGGTCGCTCACCTGTTTCAGAACGGCGCCGCTCTTCGCGTCAACGAAGTACACCATCAGCGCGTCGTTTGTCATCACGCGCGCGCGCCACGCCAGCGCGTAGCCGCCGGCGTCGAGCGGCAGGATCGCCAGCACCGGCATCTTCGAGGCGCCGAGCGCCTGTCCTGTCAACTTCTCGAGCACCGCCGCCGCGTCTTCCGCCGTGATCGCCGGCGTGACATCCAGGTCGATCCCGTCGTAGAGCGTGCCGAAGACCGAGAGGGTCTGGCCCGCCGCGAGCTGGCGTGTCACGTCCGCGCCGTACACGCGCACGCCCTTGTAATACTGCAGCGCGCGTTCGTGCGTCCGTCCGGGGACATCAACGTCCGCGATCATCCGTTCCACGCGCAGTTCGCCGCCGCGCTGCATCGCGTCCACGTGCTGATCCCATTGGCGCAGCTCGGGCACGCTTGCCGGCGCCACGCGCCGCATCCCCGGGTGTTGTTGCGCGTGGGCGGTTGCCGCGAGCGCTCCGCACGCCGCGAGGGCGATGAGCAGGTGCCTGGACATCGAACCTCCTAGGGCTGAACCGGCAGGACGCGGCCGTCAGGCGTGTCAAACCTGATCTGCGCGAGCCGCCCGAGCGTGGGTGCGATGTCCGCGGGGGTGGCGGGCTCGGCGAGCCGCGCCGCGCGTACCGATCCCCCGAAGAAGATGATCGGCACGCGCTGATCGTAATCGTGCGGCGTGCCGTGCGTCGTCGCGGCGGCAGACGCAATCCAGAGACGTTTCGGCACGAGGATCAGATCGCCGCTGCGTCCCTTGAAGTATCCGAGCGCCGCCGCGCGCTGGAACGGATCGTCAGCGCGGACGCGGTGAAGCTCCGATGCCTCGAAGACGCGCTGCACGCCGCCAGAGGCCAGGATGGCCTGCTTCACCGCCTCGAGGGCCCTGGGCCGCTCGACAATCCGGTCCCAGGCGCCCGGCGCGAAATACAGATCGGTGTAAAGCACGGCGGCGACGTACTGGCCCGGCCCGAGCAGCGGCTGCAGCGCCGCGTCGACCGCGCGCGCCACGCCCCGCGTGTCGATCCGCCCGGCGTCGTGCCCCTCGCCCTTCATCCGTTCCGGAATGGGCGCGACGCCGTGGTCGGCCGTCAGTGCGAGCACGTAGTGTCCGCGCCCCACGCGCTCGTCGAGCCGCGCCAGCAGGGCGCCGATCGTCTGATCGAGGCGGGCGAGCATGTCCTGGATTTCGTGGCTGTCGGGACCGAACGCGTGGCCGACGATATCGAGCGCCGAGAAGCTGACGCTCAGGAAATCGGTTGCCGGCCCTTGTCCAAGCTTGTATCCGTCGATGGCGGCGGCGGCGA
This portion of the Acidobacteriota bacterium genome encodes:
- a CDS encoding peptidase M4 family protein; amino-acid sequence: MSRHLLIALAACGALAATAHAQQHPGMRRVAPASVPELRQWDQHVDAMQRGGELRVERMIADVDVPGRTHERALQYYKGVRVYGADVTRQLAAGQTLSVFGTLYDGIDLDVTPAITAEDAAAVLEKLTGQALGASKMPVLAILPLDAGGYALAWRARVMTNDALMVYFVDAKSGAVLKQVSDLKTQSAVGKGTGVLGDTKKISASANLGQYYTIDALRPPEIISFNMRGNIARTLAFLNGQATLDLSDVAVDSDNDWTDGATVDAHAYSGFTYDYFFKRHNRAGLDGRNIRLLSIVHPVNRQDLLTQPNDIIGLFYLNAFYAGDGVMVYGEGLPPGYVLLPFRQTVDFFAAGLDVIAHELTHGVTDYTSNLVYENESGALNEAFSDVMAVGVEFMFQTPGSGPRTADYSIGEDVVRPGGVRNLANPSIFNDPDHYSRRFTGADDNGGVHLNATIPGHAFFLAIEGGTNRTSGQAVTGVGAANRGQIEKIFYRAFTALMPASANFATARAVTLQAARDLYGAGSAAERAVAEAWSAVGVN
- a CDS encoding alkaline phosphatase family protein encodes the protein MAAAACVTAGVTHPPAAAGTQASPRPRLVVLLVVDQLRADYLERYSARWNGGLKRLMQEGAWYTNGAYPYASTVTCPGHATISTGRFPRSHGIVMNSWFERERGRVVECTADDRVQTVTSGGSIAGGDSAAKLQGSTFAGRVKASGGRVVTISLKGRSAIMPAGRQSDATVWFGAGGTFVTSTAFAQELPPFARDTLAAFPLASERSSGPWTKLLPEDAYSGPDDGVGEKPPAGWTALFPHPIDIPQFFAAWQASPLSDAYLQRLAAAAIDGYKLGQGPATDFLSVSFSALDIVGHAFGPDSHEIQDMLARLDQTIGALLARLDERVGRGHYVLALTADHGVAPIPERMKGEGHDAGRIDTRGVARAVDAALQPLLGPGQYVAAVLYTDLYFAPGAWDRIVERPRALEAVKQAILASGGVQRVFEASELHRVRADDPFQRAAALGYFKGRSGDLILVPKRLWIASAAATTHGTPHDYDQRVPIIFFGGSVRAARLAEPATPADIAPTLGRLAQIRFDTPDGRVLPVQP
- a CDS encoding MGMT family protein; protein product: MRVSAPGSRSEFRARVLSAVRRIPVGRVATYGDVARLAGRPRAWRAVGTIMRTCTDPGVPCHRVIASGGRLGGYGGSEGLKRALLQAEGVVVANGRIRGFRDIRYARATRVPHGPV
- a CDS encoding zf-HC2 domain-containing protein produces the protein MTCDDFAESISALVDGSLDPAHRPRVEAHIEACDDCRALLDDLRALGREASVLPRSPLPDSLWPRVAARLREQGVRDDRAPSRAALWQWGAIAAMLVAAVGLSLMLTWTRRPALPTAPSGAATQEAGHAETGARPAAAGNAGGGASVEGVEAELRMAEEHYERAISGLEQVAASDQSSLDPQVAATVKRNLEVIDRAIAESRTALSTEPQNQPARESLFEALRRKIGLLQDTIALMNEMRKGNQAGAARIVEGNKS
- a CDS encoding DUF4097 family beta strand repeat protein, producing the protein MRTYTIAVIASLALGTTVAAGQVPAPPPAPQALRAPRMPRVEQPGHERGRVEEHDRKTLTVAGAAEIDLSNIAGDVIVMPGGGRDAIIEYTRRGFGDTPEEARRQLETIDVTLTVTSDGRGTIRSRYTVPPGSRERNFRSSVDFRVTAPAHTHVRVKSISGNVFASKMKGDLALESVSGNIRVDTSGSVSLAKTVSGDVEISGLTAGESLTASSMSGTVTLRAIKARYLDLNSISGDIVVRDVACQRAELQTISGSVEYAGAITRAGRYELKAHSGDIRLAVTGGSGFDVEANSFSGRIRSDLPIKNEALEEEDAMAGAGRARVRIPRRATFRGTYKDGGAIIELTTFSGDIVITK
- a CDS encoding RNA polymerase sigma factor, giving the protein MAPSNLTKRVDGLAEVHPIVSARAADAALVERCRRGELGAFEELYGQHAARLFNLAVRMLGSTADAEDAVQDTFLAAHRRLDSFRGEAALGTWLYKLAVNQCLDRLRSRAAREGQATDSLDEPVGAPQPRARRDSVVERMDLRSAIARLPQGGRTVFVLHDVEGLEHREIAKLLGISEGTSKSQLHKARLRLRESLRGDR